ATTTTTAAAAGATCAATATTTGCAAGTATTATACTAAGAGGCGTATTTATTTCGTGAATAGCCGTTTTTAAAAATTTATCTTGTGCTTTTAGGAGTGATTCGGTTAACTCTTTTGAGCGTTTGAGTTCTAAGTTTTGGATATGTAGTTTTTTCGTTTTTTGTAAAACCTTTTCTTCTAACGTTTTGTTTAGTTCTTGAAGTTTTCTTGTTCGATCTTTAATAATTTTTATCATTTTGTTTGTATATTTGGCAATCTCTTTAAACTCTTCAAAAAGAATATCTTCGGTATATATATATATATTTTTGTTTGCCGCTTCATTAAACCTATCTCTGATCTTTATCAAAGATTTTTCTATTAAAGTAGAAAAGTATCTCATCGTAGTAATTGTTATCAATAAAAGAATAAATGATAGGGTGATAATATTGATTATATATTTAATCATTTTATCTTTATAGGCTTGTTCTTTGTTTTTGATAAATTTTTCTATCTCGTCTAAATATACTCCGGTTCCTACCATCCAGCCAAAGGGTTCGTAGGATTTGGCGTAAGAGATTTTTGGTGCTAAAACGTTAGCTATAGGTTTGTTCCAGACATACTCTACATATCCCCCTTCTGGTTTTCTTGAAACTTCTATAAGCTCTTTTATAACTTTTTTGCCGTTTGGATCTTCAAAATCAATCAGATTCTTTCCTTTGTTTTGTTTTAGTATCGGATCGGCTACGTTAATACCCTCGAAGGTATAGATAAAAATATATCCCGTTCCGTCTCTTTCGTTTCTCATATACTCAATAGCATCTATTATCTCTTGTTTTACTTCCGAAAGTGGTTTGTCTCTGTTTTTGGAGTGTTTATAAGCGATAAACTTTAAAGCTCTTAGAGTCTCTTTTTTTATAAGATGCTTTTGTTTTTTGATATACTCTTTTTTAAATCTAGCTATCTCTTTTTGAAACTCTTGATACTCTTCAAAAACTATTAAAGCCGTAAAAAGTGACACAAACAAGATGAAAAGAGAAAGCATAAAGTATTTTAGTTTAACGAAACTAATACTTTTAAAAGGATTCAAAACACTCCTTTTTAAAATATGGAAACGATAATAGCTTAAAATTTACTAAACTTTTTCTTTATAATAATATCATAAAAGTAAAAGTTGTGATTATTATCTAACCTCTTATTTACATTTATTGACTTTTTGCAATAAGGGAATTTTTATGGCTTTTGTAAACTGTCCCATTTGTCAAGACAACTTTTTTAGCATTCATCTTTCAGCTTTTCAAGCTGCTTTTTCTTTTGATGTCTGATAGACATTCATCGGTCTGTTATAGTTTAAAGATGAATGCATTCGATTGAAATTGTAAAATTTGATGTAGTTTCGTATGCCTGTTCTGAGTTCCTTAACGTTGCTATATTCCCTGAGATAGATCTCTTCATATTTGAGTGTTCTAAAGAAGCGCTCTATTGCAATGTTATCGATACTTCTTCCTTTAGAGTTCATAGAGATTGTGATGCCATACTTTTTTAAAAGTTTGGTATGATTATCACTTGTATATTGACTTCCTTAATCTGAATTGAAGATTTGGGGTACTCCATGTATATCGATAGCATCTTGAAGTGTCTGTGTCACTAATGATACATCTATAGTGTGTTGGAAAGCCTCCACGATAGCAAGGCTTTAGAGTGCCAATCGATAATGGCGCATAGATACATAAAGCCACCCTTGACTGGGATATAGGTAATATACCACTCCACACTCTATTTGGTCTATCCACAACTACTTGACCTTTATCGTTTTAAAGGCTTTCAAAGAGTAAGGATAGATTGTGTGCTCTTTGGCTTTGGTGCTGGTTTGTTTCTTTCTTTTAGGATAAATTGCAGCAATTCCTAAAAGTTGCATCAATCTATGTACTTTATTATGACCTATATGCCAACCTTCCTCTTTGAGCCTAGCGTGGATTCTACGATAGCCATAGGTTGCAACATCGGTATATATCTCATCGATACGGCGCATAATCTTCAAATCGTATTCGCTTATTCCTTTTGGTTTATAGTAAAGTGTGGAGCGATTGAGACCCAAAAGTTCACATTGTCTCGTCAAAGAGATGGTTTTAAGCTTGGACTCGACGAGACTTTTCTTACTTGATAAGTCCAAGCTTTTTAGTTTTCCCACTGCCCAGTCTCTTTCTATTGTGGTCTTTCCTAAAGTTTTCGCTAAAACTTCATTCTCAATTTCTAGCTCTTTTATCTTTTCTCTATACTCTTTTGTAGCCTCTGCGATATCGAATGCCAAAGAAGCGTTTTCTAAAAACTTCTTCTTCCATTGGTTGAGTGTTTGAACGCTGATACCATATTTACTTGCTATCTTTGCAGCAGGCTCCTCATCTTTTCATAGCTCCAATACTACTTTGGTCTTAAACTCTGCGCTATAGCTTTTTTTCTTTTTGCTCATCTTTAGCCCCTTTCTTTTTCCCTCTTATCATTTTAGCTAATTTGAAGCTCCTTATTAGATTTTGTTGTCTAAAATTTTAGGGGCATTATAAAATCCGGGCTGATATGTTATCAAGAACAGGAGGTAATGAATTTACTATCATTGCATCCAATACAGATTTATCTCATGCAAAAAATTTGATTATAAAACTAAAAAATAAGTTGGAAAGAGATGGCATTAAAGATATTCATGAAAAAATCTGCTGCAGCTTCGGAATAACGGAGTATAAAAAACGTGAAAGTAAAGAGGAGTTCTTTAAAAGAGCCAATAAAACTCTTTATATCTCGAAAAAAAGGAACAAAACAGAATATCTTTTTTATAAATAATTATTCTAAGTTCTCTTTTTCAACCAATATTTTATCTAGGATTTCAAAAACTTTTTTACTACCTTCCTCCATCTCTTCTAAAGCCGCAATTAATTCATCAAATGAATAATCTTTACCCGTAAATATCAAATCAAAAATATTCTTAGTACCCTTATGAACTATCTCATGAGGAGTCTCTAATAAATCAAAAGATGGTACGGTTGAAAAAAACTCTTTTCCCTCTCCTTCATAATACCACTTTCCCAATCTACACTCGTGAAAATCCACATAATCAAAAACCTGTTCATTTTTTATTACGGAAAGATAGGTATTTACTTTCCATATAATATGATCTAATTTAGCCAAACTCATAAAAATTCTATTTGATATTTTAATAATTTTATCAAATGTTTTATTTACACTAATATTTATTTCTGAAAGCTCTCTTCTAAAATTTTCAATCTTTAAATCTATTTTTTCTATCTTTTCGCTCACTTCAGTAGCGATTACATCAACGTCGTTCATCTCCTCTTTCATAGTCTTTATAATTTTGTCAACTTCTCTAACCGCCTTTTGCGTTCTATCAGCAAGATTTCTCACCTCTTCTGCAACTACTGAAAATCCTTTTCCAAACTCACCGGCTCTTGCAGCCTCTATAGCCGCGTTAAGAGCTAGAAGATTGGTTTGTTCGGAGATCTCTTTAATCAATGAAAGTATTCTATCTACCTCTTCGGTTCTTTCAAAAAGTTCTTGTACGCTATTTTTAGATTTATATGCTGTTGAATTAAGCACGTTTGTATCGTTCATTATAGAGGTTATGCCCTCTACTATCTCGTTAAATTTGTTATTTAAATCGGTAGCGGAATGGATGGTGGTTTTGGCTTCATTAACAGATTCTGCAATATTTGATTGAATATCTACAAGACCAAATTTTAGATTTTCGTTTTCCAATTTACACAACTCTTTAAAATCCTTTTTAGTATCTATATTTTTCAATTCTTTACTCGTTAGACTACTTTTTAGCTCTTCGTTCTCATTTTTTAGTCTGTTATTCTCATCTTTAAGTTTTTCAATAACTTTTTCGAGCTCTTTTTCTCTTTTAGAAAAAAACATATTTAATCCTTAATTTTCCAAATTATAGAAAATTATAACAAATTTACTTTAAAATTTTTAAAAATATTTTGTTATACTATGAAAAATATTAACAAAGGAGTTATGTATTATGAAAATATCAAACGAAGGAATATTAACTCAACTTGGATACAATATAGACGAAAAATCAACGAAACAGTTAGAAAATATTGAAAAAAATACACCAGGCTTTGAAAATATCAAAAAACATATTGTGGCTTTAAACGATCATTTAAAACATCTATCTTCATATGTTGCCATGTCAAATTCTAATCCTTATTTTAAAATTAAAATCGATACTGAAAATAAAGAGTTTATAGAAGAAGCTAAAGATATCATAAACAGATGGGCTCAAAAATATAACGTAAATCTTCAAAAAGTTCAAAATAAAGAGACATACTACATATTGGGAATACAAAAGTAGTTCATTCTCTAGCATCTGCCAAAGTAAGAGCAAAAAGCGGATTTGCTTTTTGCTTTACTACTTCATAGGCTTCTTTTAAGGTAAGGCCGGTAGTTACAATATCATCAATAATAATTACATCAACGCTTTGCGGACCAAGATAGTTAAAATTTCTTGGATTTTCCACTCTATATTGATAGCTCCTGACTTTCGCGTTATCTCAGAAACGTCAAGATTCAAATTAGCAAATGCCCTAAAATAGGGGCTTTCATGGGACAAAAAAATAAAAAATGTGTGCCTCAAAGAGAAATAGGCTAAAATTTCTATATGGGCTTAAGAGTAAGAAAGAAGAAAAATAGAAGCGGAAGTGTTAGTATCGTTATTGTTGATAGGACTAATAGAGGGTATAAGGTTGTTGAAACTATAGGATGCAGTAAAGATGAAAATAAGATAGAGCAGTTATATCAACAGGCACTCCAAAGAATTGATGAATTAGAGCAAAATCTATTTACAACAATAGAAGATAGAAAAAAAGAGCAACTAAAGACTCTTCTTGCACAAATTACTAATGAGAGTTTTATATCAATAGGTGATGAACTTATATATGGGAAACTTTTTAAGCAGATTGGATGTAATAAGATATTTGATAAACTAAAAAATATTAGAAACAAACAACAAAAACTCTTTTTATTCAAATCACTTGTAATCTCAAGACTACTTTATCCAGGAAGTAAACTCTATTTGATAGATTATTTGTACTACTTCAAACGACAAGAGATAGAAAAGGATAGGATATATCGTTTTTTAGACAATCTCTATAGTGAAGAGATAAAACTGGAAATAGAGCGGTGTGTGTTTGAACATACTCTTAAAGTAGTTAAAAATCAGCTTATAGTGAGTTTTTATGATGTTACTACTTTGCACTTTGAGAGTGAAAGTGAAGATGATTTAAGACGAATTGGTTTTTCTAAAGAGGGAAAACTTAACCGTCCCCAATACAGCTTGGACTTCTAACAACAATTGAAGGATATCCATTAGCTTATGAAGTATATGAATGGAACAAATTTGAAGGACATACAATTATAGATGTATTGGAGAAATTTCAAAAAAAGTTTCTATTATCCCATAAGCCTATAGTTGTTGCTGATAGAGGGATGTTGAGTAATTGCAATCTTATAGAACTCTCCAAAGCTGGATACCAATATATTATTGCTGCACGAATAAAGAGTTTAAAAGATTCACTCAAAGAGAAAATTACAAATCTTGTTTTTCTTTCAGATATGGACACAAAAGAGATTTTATTGGATAAAGAACTTATTTGTAAAGAAAAGAATAAAATAAAAGATAAAGAGACTATAAAACAAAGATTAATTCTTTCATACTCTACACAAAGAGTAAAAAAAGATAGATATTTAAGAGAAAAAGCCTTTAAAAAACTAAAAGAGAAGATAGAAAAGTCAAATAATATCACAAAGTCCGATTTAAAACTCTCCCATTATGCAAAGTTTTTAGATTTGGATGAAAATTGTAAAATCGAGTTTAAACTTAATCTTGAGAAAGTAACTCAAGATGAAAAACTTGATGGAATCAAAGGATTCATTACTAATAATTTTTCACTCAAACATCAAGAAATTATAGAACATTATAAAAACCTTTGGCATATTGAAAAAGCGTTTCGTATCTCTAAAACAGATCTTAAAATCAGACCAATCTACCATTCAATAGCTCATAGAATAAAAGCTCATATCCTTATATCATTTGTTGCCTATGCAATCTATATGGAGTTTGAAAGAAAGCTCAAACAAAATAATGTTACTCTACCTTTTTCAAGAAAAATTTTAGAGACCGTTCATAATTTTGTGTCACCGATAGTTCATAGGATTATATCATAGCTCGAGAGCTTTCTCGAGTCTTCCTTCAAAAAATATAGCCAATTGGGAGAGAGTAAGACTCCAGTTTCTAATTGGCATTGTCCACTTTTTTTGAGCATTCTGAATACCAAGATAGAGCAGCTTTAAAAGGCTGTTTTCATTGGGAAACGCTCCTTTTGTTTTAGTAAGTTTTCGAAACTGTCGATGGACAGATTCTATGATATTTGTAGTATAGACGATACGACGGATATCTTCAGGATATTTGAAATAATAGGAGAGATTTTCCCATTTATTTCTCCACGAGTTGATAACAATGGGGTATTTTTTGCCCCATTTCTCTTCAAGCCGATCCAATTCCGTTTCGGCAGCCTCTTTGGATATTGCCTGATACACTTTTTTAAGGTCTTTCATGAACTCTTTGGAGTCTTTAGAAGCTACATATTTAAGGGAATTTCTTATTGTCCTCGGCTTCGCCTGCGGGGTTGTCGCTTCGCTCGGACGATGAATAATGCAAAGTTGCACTTCGGTCTTAGGAAATATTGCATTGATAGCCTCTGAAAACCCTTTGAGTCCATCCACTGATAATAAGTATATCTTCGACTCCTCTATTGTTTAAATCTGTTAAAATAGATAGCCAGAAATTGGCACCTTCAGACTCTGATAGATAAAGTCCCAATATCTCTTTTTTGCCTTCCAAATTTACTCCAAGAATAGTATAAACAGCTTTATTAACATATTTACCATTATCTTTGATTTTATAGTGTATTGCATCAAGCCAAATGAAAGGATATACTGCCTCTAATGGTCTTTGCTGCCACTCTTTTAACATTGGAATAATCTTATCTGTAACAGCACTAATAGTGGCTTTGGAAAATTCAATACCATAAAGTTCTTTAATATGCTGGGCTATCTGGCTATAGGAGTTTCCAAGAGCATAGAGTAATAGTATTTTCTGCTCTATTTGATCGCTCATATAAGTTTGATACTTTTTAACGATTTGAGGTTCGAATGTCCCTTTTCTATCTCTTGGAACCACTAGTTCAAACTCGCCAACTGAACTCTTCATTGTTTTTGAAGATTTGCCATTTTTGCGGTTTTTTATCTCTTTAGCTAGATGTGATTCAAGTTCTGCTTCTAAAGCAGCCTCTGTGAGTTGTTTAATAAGTGGTGCAAGTACTCCATCTTTGCCATCT
This Nitrosophilus labii DNA region includes the following protein-coding sequences:
- a CDS encoding sensor histidine kinase, encoding MNPFKSISFVKLKYFMLSLFILFVSLFTALIVFEEYQEFQKEIARFKKEYIKKQKHLIKKETLRALKFIAYKHSKNRDKPLSEVKQEIIDAIEYMRNERDGTGYIFIYTFEGINVADPILKQNKGKNLIDFEDPNGKKVIKELIEVSRKPEGGYVEYVWNKPIANVLAPKISYAKSYEPFGWMVGTGVYLDEIEKFIKNKEQAYKDKMIKYIINIITLSFILLLITITTMRYFSTLIEKSLIKIRDRFNEAANKNIYIYTEDILFEEFKEIAKYTNKMIKIIKDRTRKLQELNKTLEEKVLQKTKKLHIQNLELKRSKELTESLLKAQDKFLKTAIHEINTPLSIILANIDLLKMENIKNQEITNIESGIKIIHNIYNDLAYMLKKDRVEYKKEPVDISTFLKNRIDFFKEVAKGNMLQIEASIEKNLKLSINSIELQRIIDNNLSNAIKYSYPKSTIYIKLYKDEDIIFEIATKSKKIQETKNIFEQFYKEDDAKGGFGLGLALVKEICDKYGFKIELTYKNGYNIFKYILKERDENIFA
- a CDS encoding diguanylate cyclase domain-containing protein gives rise to the protein MLSRTGGNEFTIIASNTDLSHAKNLIIKLKNKLERDGIKDIHEKICCSFGITEYKKRESKEEFFKRANKTLYISKKRNKTEYLFYK
- a CDS encoding methyl-accepting chemotaxis protein; this translates as MFFSKREKELEKVIEKLKDENNRLKNENEELKSSLTSKELKNIDTKKDFKELCKLENENLKFGLVDIQSNIAESVNEAKTTIHSATDLNNKFNEIVEGITSIMNDTNVLNSTAYKSKNSVQELFERTEEVDRILSLIKEISEQTNLLALNAAIEAARAGEFGKGFSVVAEEVRNLADRTQKAVREVDKIIKTMKEEMNDVDVIATEVSEKIEKIDLKIENFRRELSEINISVNKTFDKIIKISNRIFMSLAKLDHIIWKVNTYLSVIKNEQVFDYVDFHECRLGKWYYEGEGKEFFSTVPSFDLLETPHEIVHKGTKNIFDLIFTGKDYSFDELIAALEEMEEGSKKVFEILDKILVEKENLE